The following proteins are co-located in the Flectobacillus major DSM 103 genome:
- a CDS encoding RagB/SusD family nutrient uptake outer membrane protein, whose translation MKKYINVTFKNVGKTIKVSVASLMMLAVMSACDEKSLLEPTPITSLSDLQAFSTPDRILAQVNGLYSSTKNGQLFGGRYYVYNDVRGEEFLNVTSNGVTALQTWNHTNNSSSNEPTNMWNTAYLAINRANLFIEGLDKNPNVIDATLATQYKAEARFLRALVYYSLVNTYAQPYTKDNGASLGVPLRLTGEVGSGNNNLKRSTVAEVYTQILADLNFAEQNLPASYASAALNTTRAHKNSAIALKVRINLITGKWNDVVTEANKIVSATAPFKASTGVANALQANVASVFAAPYTTVESIFSFPMGDNDLPGTQNGLASYYLPLIGIGDFSLNPSGILASSAFSATDARRTNFVRNDFASDQGRFRLTKFPTGPVHKDFVPVLRYAEVLLNLAEAKARLAGASVDASALALLNAVRSRSSSAYTAADFATGSDLVSAILTERRIEFLGEGLRSIDLQRTNQPLPAKANIAAIPVTSPAYIWPIPQSEINVNKDCAPNP comes from the coding sequence ATGAAAAAATATATCAATGTAACTTTTAAAAATGTAGGAAAGACTATCAAAGTATCGGTGGCTTCCCTCATGATGCTGGCAGTAATGTCGGCCTGCGATGAGAAAAGTTTGTTAGAACCAACTCCAATTACGTCTTTGTCAGATTTGCAAGCGTTTTCTACTCCCGACCGTATTTTGGCTCAGGTGAATGGCTTGTATTCAAGTACAAAAAATGGACAGCTTTTCGGTGGTCGTTATTATGTTTATAACGATGTGCGTGGCGAGGAGTTTTTGAACGTAACCTCTAATGGTGTTACGGCTCTCCAAACTTGGAACCATACCAACAACTCGTCTTCAAACGAACCAACAAACATGTGGAATACAGCCTATTTGGCTATTAACCGTGCCAATTTGTTTATTGAAGGCTTAGACAAAAATCCTAATGTTATTGATGCCACTTTGGCTACACAATATAAGGCCGAAGCTAGATTCTTGAGAGCTTTGGTGTATTATTCTTTGGTAAATACTTATGCTCAGCCATATACTAAAGATAATGGAGCTAGCTTAGGCGTACCTTTGCGTTTGACTGGTGAGGTTGGTAGTGGTAACAACAACCTAAAAAGAAGTACTGTTGCAGAAGTTTATACACAAATCTTAGCAGATTTGAATTTTGCAGAACAAAACTTACCTGCATCTTATGCTTCGGCAGCTTTGAACACAACGCGTGCTCATAAAAACAGTGCGATAGCTTTGAAGGTTCGTATCAATTTGATTACAGGAAAATGGAATGATGTTGTGACTGAAGCTAACAAAATTGTTTCGGCAACTGCCCCTTTCAAAGCAAGTACTGGTGTTGCAAATGCTCTACAAGCTAACGTAGCTTCTGTTTTTGCTGCTCCTTATACCACTGTTGAGTCTATCTTTTCATTCCCAATGGGCGATAACGACTTACCTGGTACACAAAATGGTTTGGCTAGTTATTATTTGCCTTTGATTGGTATTGGCGACTTCTCTTTGAACCCAAGTGGCATTTTGGCTAGCTCGGCGTTTTCAGCTACAGATGCAAGACGTACCAACTTTGTTAGAAATGACTTTGCTAGTGACCAAGGACGTTTCCGTTTAACAAAATTCCCTACAGGACCAGTTCATAAAGATTTTGTACCTGTGCTTCGTTATGCTGAGGTTTTATTGAACCTTGCTGAAGCAAAAGCAAGATTGGCTGGTGCTAGTGTAGATGCCTCGGCTTTGGCCTTGTTAAATGCTGTTAGAAGTCGTTCATCATCAGCTTATACAGCAGCAGATTTTGCTACAGGTTCTGACTTGGTAAGTGCTATCTTGACCGAAAGAAGAATTGAATTCTTAGGTGAAGGCTTGCGTTCTATTGATTTGCAAAGAACAAATCAGCCACTTCCAGCTAAAGCGAATATTGCAGCTATTCCTGTAACATCGCCAGCTTATATTTGGCCGATTCCACAATCTGAAATCAACGTGAATAAGGATTGTGCACCAAATCCATAA